A window of the Butyricimonas faecalis genome harbors these coding sequences:
- a CDS encoding ABC transporter permease, whose translation MQDVQFKIIFRGWIKNRTYTLISLVSLISGITCCTLLITFVLHEYRIAHSILNEKNCYLVQTQRKQQNILNDVVTSGAIVVQLKNTYPEVENLCVFRCENLLFSEKAEEAEYRDAYSVTPSFTDFFKLPLLSGDLRKTLSSPNEIAVTRSFARQHFGVANPIGQSLMLGRYIIHFDGKKNIYKKIFELYTITSVINDSQKNFLHFGILRGLSDKEVSQYTGFSFYTFIELAPKISASKFLNKIKDWNKEQFKDETIHLKPVEQLYLAKATHLYEDGLIFKRDPSFVYLGLGVAILIFIIACFNHINICLTRTIQQVKTTGIQLISGESKRGIQKQLIMETALLVLFSFIVSIGIIHVLIPYFNTFITSDLCLSDLYAGNTPLVLLLVLVTIIIIPPLYVILKINRNSLAEILKNENKQKTILVRNIVIAQFTISIILTTTVVNIHHQMNFATHCRPHADEIIILGWELYTVEDDIIKTFWERLSSIPEITHHTRTNIVQNSTYGLEDMEANCTDADPSFLIFMTYNFSQEDDSLPEKRDYTKLS comes from the coding sequence ATGCAAGATGTTCAATTCAAAATCATATTTCGAGGATGGATAAAAAATAGGACCTACACACTGATCTCTTTGGTCAGCTTGATCTCGGGGATCACGTGTTGCACGCTATTAATAACATTCGTGCTACACGAATATCGAATCGCACACTCTATACTGAACGAGAAAAACTGTTATCTCGTTCAAACACAAAGGAAACAACAAAACATTCTCAATGATGTTGTTACCTCTGGAGCAATCGTAGTCCAACTCAAGAACACTTATCCAGAGGTAGAAAATCTCTGTGTATTTAGGTGCGAGAATCTTCTTTTCTCCGAAAAAGCCGAAGAAGCAGAATACAGAGACGCCTATTCCGTTACGCCTAGTTTTACAGACTTTTTCAAACTCCCCCTACTGTCAGGGGATTTACGTAAGACACTCTCGTCTCCTAATGAAATTGCAGTTACCCGATCTTTTGCTCGCCAACATTTCGGAGTTGCCAATCCTATCGGACAATCGCTCATGCTAGGACGCTATATTATTCATTTTGACGGAAAGAAAAACATCTACAAAAAAATATTCGAACTTTATACAATCACTTCCGTGATTAATGATTCTCAAAAAAATTTTCTCCATTTCGGGATTTTACGAGGTTTATCCGATAAAGAAGTATCGCAATATACCGGATTTTCTTTTTATACATTTATAGAACTTGCTCCTAAAATTTCTGCCTCCAAATTTCTAAATAAAATAAAGGATTGGAACAAAGAACAATTTAAAGATGAAACCATTCATCTTAAACCCGTTGAGCAACTCTATTTGGCAAAGGCCACTCATTTATACGAAGACGGGTTAATCTTTAAACGTGATCCTTCCTTTGTTTATCTCGGCCTAGGAGTTGCCATACTCATATTCATCATTGCCTGTTTTAATCACATCAACATTTGTTTAACCCGTACTATTCAACAAGTAAAAACAACAGGCATTCAACTCATATCAGGCGAATCGAAACGAGGCATACAAAAACAATTGATCATGGAAACCGCATTACTCGTGTTGTTCTCCTTTATTGTATCCATCGGCATCATCCATGTACTTATTCCTTATTTCAATACATTCATTACTTCCGATTTATGTCTATCGGATTTGTATGCCGGAAATACTCCACTAGTACTTCTTTTGGTACTTGTTACTATTATCATCATACCACCCCTGTACGTAATACTAAAAATCAATAGAAATTCATTAGCCGAAATCCTAAAGAACGAGAACAAACAAAAAACTATTCTTGTTCGCAATATCGTGATCGCCCAATTTACCATATCCATCATCTTGACAACTACCGTAGTAAACATTCATCACCAAATGAATTTTGCCACACATTGTCGTCCGCATGCAGACGAGATTATTATATTGGGATGGGAGCTCTATACCGTAGAAGACGACATTATTAAAACTTTCTGGGAACGACTCTCGTCTATACCCGAAATCACGCATCACACAAGAACCAATATCGTGCAGAATTCCACTTATGGATTGGAGGATATGGAAGCAAATTGTACTGATGCAGACCCTTCTTTTTTGATTTTTATGACATACAACTTCTCGCAGGAAGACGATTCTCTCCCGGAGAAAAGGGATTACACGAAGTTATCGTGA
- a CDS encoding ABC transporter permease: MNEAFLKKKGMTEPLGKPFQLWEENYTIVGIVADYLTDKLSRQVLPMFIRFSDTGSERHIIRIQPGTRKIVEEKINALWEQVAPGAIEIKTCSMAERFMEFHEEELQVMKILSIFSYISILLAGVGLFGLAWFSVENRRKEISLRKINGASENQITVLLCARFIKWILIAFCIGAPIAYYCSAQWLTQFVYKNEMSPVSFIFIGIAAVIIGTLTVAWQAFKASRMNPVDSIK; the protein is encoded by the coding sequence GTGAACGAGGCATTCTTGAAGAAAAAAGGAATGACAGAACCTTTGGGTAAACCATTTCAATTATGGGAAGAAAACTACACGATTGTCGGAATCGTCGCTGACTATCTAACAGATAAACTCTCCCGACAAGTACTTCCCATGTTTATCCGGTTCAGCGATACCGGATCCGAACGTCATATCATTCGTATTCAACCCGGTACCCGAAAAATAGTCGAAGAAAAGATTAATGCACTTTGGGAACAAGTTGCACCGGGAGCAATCGAAATAAAAACTTGTAGTATGGCCGAACGATTCATGGAGTTTCACGAAGAAGAGTTACAAGTCATGAAAATTCTTTCGATATTTTCCTATATCAGCATTTTACTGGCCGGAGTTGGATTATTCGGGTTGGCATGGTTCTCCGTGGAGAACAGGCGGAAAGAGATCAGCCTACGTAAAATCAACGGGGCCAGTGAAAACCAGATCACCGTGTTGTTGTGCGCCCGATTTATCAAATGGATTCTGATCGCTTTTTGCATCGGGGCGCCGATTGCCTATTACTGCTCGGCACAGTGGCTCACGCAATTCGTTTATAAAAACGAGATGTCTCCGGTATCATTTATTTTTATCGGTATTGCGGCAGTCATTATTGGCACGCTGACCGTTGCCTGGCAGGCGTTTAAAGCCTCCCGGATGAATCCGGTAGATAGTATAAAATAG